In the genome of Deinococcus deserti VCD115, one region contains:
- a CDS encoding 3-oxoacid CoA-transferase translates to MKLLPVLSVEEAARLVKDGQTLLVGGFGMTGNPVHLTHALAELGTRNLTYVANNVGEPGMGGGRLLRNGQIRKAVGSFFTSNPEAVAAYQAGTMDVQLIPQGTLAEAIRAGGAGIGGFYTPTAAGTVVAGDADVRTLGGQEMIFVPAIRGDVAFIRAWRADRAGNLQYRLTEQNFNRAMATAADLVIVEAEEIVEVGQIPPDQVHTPGLYVDYLVQATLTEADLGSSASVKGSSRRVDDVRMHMARRALQELRPGDVVNLGIGIPTLVADLITPEHGVNLHTENGMLGVGPAPEDGGAMHYPVNAGKVPVTALPGASYFDSADSFGMIRGGHVDVAVIGGLQVDAQGNLANWAVPGKPLLGVGGAMDLASGARKLIVTMMHTDPDGTPKIVPECTLPLTARGAVDMVITDKAVFEFQSGQLTLTGLMPGATLDEVRASTGAPFAERLTVGPAQSPAVAT, encoded by the coding sequence ATGAAGCTGCTGCCCGTGTTGAGCGTGGAAGAGGCTGCGCGGCTGGTCAAAGACGGCCAGACACTGCTGGTGGGTGGCTTCGGTATGACCGGCAACCCGGTACACCTGACGCACGCGCTGGCTGAACTGGGCACCCGGAACCTGACCTACGTGGCCAACAACGTGGGCGAACCGGGCATGGGCGGCGGGCGGCTGCTGCGCAACGGACAGATCCGCAAGGCGGTGGGCAGTTTCTTTACCAGCAACCCCGAGGCCGTGGCCGCCTATCAAGCCGGCACTATGGACGTTCAGCTGATTCCGCAGGGCACCCTGGCTGAGGCGATCCGGGCCGGGGGGGCAGGCATCGGCGGCTTTTACACCCCCACAGCCGCCGGGACGGTCGTCGCTGGTGACGCCGACGTGCGTACCCTGGGCGGCCAGGAGATGATCTTTGTACCGGCCATCCGGGGTGACGTGGCGTTTATCCGCGCGTGGCGGGCCGACCGGGCCGGGAATCTGCAGTACCGCCTGACCGAACAGAACTTCAACCGCGCTATGGCCACCGCCGCCGACCTGGTGATCGTGGAGGCCGAAGAAATTGTCGAGGTGGGGCAGATTCCGCCGGATCAGGTACACACTCCAGGCCTGTATGTGGACTACCTGGTGCAGGCCACCCTGACCGAAGCCGACCTGGGCTCCAGCGCCAGCGTGAAGGGCAGCAGCCGCCGGGTAGATGACGTGCGCATGCACATGGCCCGCCGCGCGTTGCAGGAACTGCGTCCCGGAGATGTGGTGAATCTGGGCATCGGCATTCCGACGCTGGTGGCAGACCTGATCACGCCGGAACACGGGGTCAATCTGCACACGGAGAATGGAATGCTGGGCGTGGGCCCCGCTCCCGAGGACGGCGGCGCCATGCATTACCCCGTCAACGCCGGCAAGGTGCCGGTCACGGCGCTGCCAGGCGCCAGTTACTTCGACAGTGCTGACAGTTTCGGCATGATCCGCGGCGGGCATGTGGACGTAGCGGTCATCGGCGGCCTGCAGGTGGACGCTCAAGGCAACCTGGCCAACTGGGCGGTACCGGGCAAGCCCCTGCTGGGCGTAGGCGGCGCCATGGATCTGGCCAGCGGAGCCCGCAAGCTCATCGTCACCATGATGCACACCGATCCAGATGGGACACCAAAAATCGTGCCGGAGTGCACGCTGCCGCTGACCGCCCGGGGCGCCGTGGACATGGTCATTACCGACAAGGCTGTGTTCGAGTTCCAGAGCGGACAGCTCACCCTGACCGGGCTCATGCCCGGCGCCACCCTGGACGAGGTCCGCGCCAGCACAGGCGCTCCCTTTGCAGAACGCCTCACCGTAGGTCCTGCCCAGAGCCCTGCCGTCGCCACCTGA
- a CDS encoding sodium-dependent bicarbonate transport family permease has translation MVAISILDSGNFRSDAWRPLGVLKWVQHGQPGNCERQRYSAPVDALELLQLNLLSPMVLAFVLGVVAVLVRSDLRLPEELYTVLSIYLLFAIGLKGGAELSVTPLGEVILPALATVALGILFPILAYGVLRRVGRMSVADSAAVAAHYGSVSAVTFTAVITTMAALRVPVEGFMPALLALMEAPAIVVALTIARSRMPGAAPGGLGEVWREILTGRSLFVLIGGLVVGLLSGKAGLAQVAPFFVEPFRGALVLFLLEMGTVAAARIRDLRKVGPFLVAFGILTPIVFGFVGVVAGTLSGLSLGGTTVMAVMAASASYIAAPAAVRIALPQANPAYYLGSSLGVTFPFNLSIGIPLYYAMAQAFQGG, from the coding sequence ATGGTCGCCATCAGCATCCTGGATTCCGGCAACTTCCGCTCAGACGCCTGGAGGCCGCTGGGGGTTCTGAAGTGGGTGCAGCACGGACAGCCGGGCAATTGTGAACGTCAACGCTATAGTGCCCCCGTGGACGCCCTGGAGCTCTTGCAGCTGAACCTCCTGTCGCCGATGGTGCTGGCCTTTGTTCTGGGCGTGGTCGCTGTCCTGGTGCGCAGTGATCTGCGCCTTCCTGAAGAGCTGTATACGGTTCTTTCGATCTATCTGCTGTTTGCCATCGGCCTCAAAGGCGGCGCAGAGCTTTCCGTGACGCCGCTGGGTGAGGTTATTCTCCCGGCCCTGGCCACCGTTGCCCTGGGCATACTCTTTCCCATCCTTGCCTACGGGGTGCTGCGGCGGGTGGGCCGCATGAGCGTGGCGGACTCAGCTGCGGTGGCCGCGCACTACGGCTCGGTCAGCGCGGTTACCTTCACCGCCGTCATCACCACCATGGCCGCACTGCGGGTGCCTGTAGAGGGCTTCATGCCCGCGCTGCTGGCCCTGATGGAGGCGCCCGCCATTGTTGTGGCACTGACCATTGCCCGCTCGCGGATGCCGGGAGCCGCGCCCGGCGGACTTGGCGAAGTCTGGCGCGAGATCCTGACGGGCCGCAGCCTGTTCGTGCTGATCGGCGGTCTGGTGGTGGGACTGCTGAGCGGCAAAGCTGGTCTGGCGCAAGTGGCGCCCTTTTTCGTAGAGCCATTCCGGGGCGCGCTGGTGCTGTTTTTGCTGGAGATGGGCACAGTGGCCGCCGCGCGCATCCGTGACCTGCGCAAGGTGGGGCCCTTTCTGGTGGCGTTTGGCATCCTGACTCCCATCGTGTTCGGCTTCGTAGGCGTCGTTGCGGGGACGCTGTCAGGCCTGTCACTTGGGGGGACCACGGTGATGGCCGTAATGGCCGCAAGCGCCTCATACATTGCTGCGCCCGCCGCTGTGCGCATCGCTCTTCCGCAGGCCAACCCGGCGTATTACCTGGGGTCCTCGCTTGGAGTGACTTTTCCCTTCAACCTCAGCATTGGCATTCCGCTCTATTACGCTATGGCCCAGGCGTTCCAGGGAGGCTGA
- a CDS encoding P-II family nitrogen regulator codes for MKTVILRRVTVIAEALLEERLVRDLRRFGSRGHTISDVRGQGSRGVRASEWEGRNVQLETIVSPQVAQALLEYLAATYFEHYAVIAYVQDVEVVRGEKYV; via the coding sequence ATGAAAACCGTGATTTTGCGGCGTGTGACTGTCATTGCAGAAGCCCTGCTGGAAGAGCGCCTCGTGAGAGATCTGCGCCGTTTCGGCTCACGCGGGCACACCATCAGTGACGTGCGCGGCCAGGGCTCACGCGGCGTGCGTGCCAGCGAGTGGGAGGGCCGCAACGTGCAACTGGAGACCATCGTCTCTCCGCAGGTGGCGCAGGCCCTGCTGGAGTACCTCGCGGCCACTTATTTCGAACATTACGCTGTGATCGCCTATGTCCAGGACGTGGAGGTCGTGCGCGGTGAAAAGTACGTGTAG
- a CDS encoding iron-siderophore ABC transporter substrate-binding protein: MTSCLALRWLALGVMLSSGSTYAATYPMTVEHAAGKARIERAPVRVVALGPHALDLLLSLGVQPVGYGEAAQLGITNYGSPISQIRYLGSRVTSKPLNVGDRYKPNLEVIAALKPDLIVGENYASEAYPALNRIAPTLLLNGIHTGDWQKSLPVLARVLNRENRPPSVLERHRKIITQARASLPAALRGKRVLVVWNAGGSQKDLYTVLGPKDWTGGLFESLGMRLLLPGNPDTSLDEGYQKLSVEGLSTLTPDAVFVIASGANTTTKARRDWESSPLAGRLAASRNRQVYFLDVQLFSRIRGPIANELAVRELLRQVEQR, from the coding sequence GTGACTTCTTGCCTTGCACTTCGCTGGCTGGCCCTTGGGGTGATGCTGTCTTCAGGCTCCACCTATGCCGCCACCTACCCCATGACCGTGGAGCACGCTGCCGGGAAAGCGCGCATCGAGCGCGCGCCTGTGCGGGTGGTGGCATTAGGGCCGCACGCCCTGGATCTGCTGCTTTCCCTGGGCGTCCAGCCAGTGGGGTACGGCGAGGCAGCGCAGCTCGGGATCACCAACTACGGCTCTCCGATAAGCCAGATCAGGTATCTGGGCAGCCGCGTGACCAGCAAGCCACTGAATGTGGGCGACCGCTACAAACCTAACCTGGAGGTCATTGCAGCCCTCAAGCCTGACCTGATTGTGGGCGAGAACTACGCCAGCGAGGCCTACCCGGCCCTGAACCGTATTGCCCCAACGCTGCTGTTGAACGGCATTCACACGGGTGACTGGCAGAAGAGCCTGCCGGTGCTGGCCCGCGTACTGAACCGGGAGAACCGTCCTCCCAGCGTCCTGGAACGCCACAGGAAGATAATCACCCAGGCGCGCGCCTCCCTGCCTGCAGCTCTGCGTGGAAAGCGTGTTCTCGTGGTCTGGAACGCAGGAGGCAGCCAGAAAGACCTGTATACCGTGCTGGGCCCGAAGGACTGGACCGGTGGCTTGTTCGAGAGCCTGGGCATGCGCCTGCTGCTCCCTGGGAACCCGGATACGTCTCTGGATGAGGGCTACCAGAAGCTCAGCGTGGAGGGCCTGAGTACGCTGACGCCTGACGCCGTGTTCGTCATCGCCTCGGGCGCGAACACCACCACAAAGGCCCGCCGAGACTGGGAGTCCAGTCCTCTTGCCGGGCGGCTGGCAGCCAGCAGGAACCGGCAGGTGTACTTTCTGGACGTTCAGCTGTTCAGCCGCATTCGCGGCCCAATTGCCAATGAGCTGGCAGTGCGTGAGCTGCTGCGGCAGGTTGAGCAGCGATAA
- a CDS encoding TetR/AcrR family transcriptional regulator, with product MKVDREEQDKDRRDRIARAAFELFARSGLEGTSAQDIARAAYVSRTNLYRYFPSKIHMLLAHFEKAVQASREDAVQRLNAGANPQQVWESMTVRMADLGVRYQHLVGAVGQAVLGARLHGDEPDSHDGLKTAVTLAALVEPVLIAMRHQGHLRPDVDTTMFSALLVDACLLALLHGGHRDQREVLRDWQDRFSLLLHGALAPDHNLPLRESGG from the coding sequence ATGAAAGTCGACCGTGAGGAACAGGACAAAGACCGGCGCGACCGCATCGCCCGCGCTGCTTTTGAGCTGTTCGCCCGCAGTGGTCTTGAAGGCACCAGCGCCCAGGACATCGCCCGTGCGGCGTATGTGAGCCGGACCAACCTGTACCGGTACTTTCCCAGCAAAATCCATATGCTGCTGGCGCACTTCGAGAAGGCTGTGCAGGCCAGCCGCGAAGATGCCGTGCAGCGCCTGAATGCCGGTGCCAACCCACAGCAGGTCTGGGAGAGCATGACTGTGCGCATGGCAGACCTGGGCGTGCGCTACCAGCATCTGGTTGGCGCGGTGGGCCAGGCAGTTCTGGGCGCCCGGCTGCATGGTGACGAGCCCGATTCTCACGATGGACTGAAAACAGCCGTGACGCTGGCGGCCCTGGTGGAACCGGTACTGATCGCCATGCGTCATCAGGGTCACCTGCGTCCGGACGTCGACACGACCATGTTCAGTGCCCTGTTGGTCGACGCGTGCCTGCTGGCCCTGCTGCATGGTGGACACCGTGACCAGCGCGAGGTGCTGCGCGACTGGCAGGACCGCTTCAGCCTGTTGCTGCACGGCGCTCTGGCGCCTGACCACAATCTTCCCCTGCGGGAGAGCGGCGGCTGA
- the hpf gene encoding ribosome hibernation-promoting factor, HPF/YfiA family — MRIYKLSGRNVEVSDAMRDYVQEKLTRLDRYNDQITDARVTLTVRDVRDAGRRNRVEVQLNVPNGIIRAEEHHSDMYAAIDKASDVLERQLRKFKTRYMKQRHETVPQPGPGPAEADVNAGLDDVSEFMPEIVRQKRFDMRPMSPEDAVTQMEALGHDFYVFMNMGSNACGVVYRRRDGHYGLIEPTV; from the coding sequence GTGCGGATTTATAAGCTGTCAGGCCGGAACGTCGAAGTAAGCGACGCTATGCGCGATTACGTTCAAGAGAAGCTCACGCGACTGGACCGCTACAACGACCAGATCACCGATGCACGCGTGACCCTGACCGTACGCGATGTACGCGATGCGGGCAGACGCAACCGGGTCGAGGTTCAGCTAAATGTCCCCAACGGCATCATCCGTGCCGAGGAACATCACTCGGACATGTATGCCGCGATCGATAAGGCCAGTGACGTTCTGGAACGTCAGCTGCGCAAATTCAAGACCAGGTATATGAAGCAGCGCCACGAAACGGTCCCCCAGCCGGGCCCTGGGCCTGCTGAAGCTGACGTCAACGCCGGGCTCGACGATGTCAGCGAGTTTATGCCTGAAATCGTGCGCCAGAAACGCTTCGACATGCGTCCCATGAGCCCGGAGGACGCTGTTACCCAGATGGAAGCCCTGGGCCACGACTTCTATGTGTTCATGAATATGGGCTCGAATGCCTGCGGAGTGGTGTATCGCCGTAGGGACGGTCATTACGGCCTGATCGAACCTACCGTCTGA
- a CDS encoding butyrate kinase yields the protein MIAYVINPGTSGLKLACATLDPSDNPALPGKLKVHLVRTELPLAHPPAVADLPQLSQDIVALTADWPAPDAVVGRGGMIGRVGAGTYRVTPELAHYAVQGEGPVSVINLGGPLALALAEARGVPAFIVDPQSLDELLPEARETGVMGVRRHAEFHALNARVTARRAAHEVGKRLREARVVVAHLGATTSVTAFDQGRAVDSTGTGPDGGPLGAMQSGPLPTRALLELLYEVGQERTLQLLSGEGGFLALTGSANLKDLELREVEDPQVQAAAATFVHQACKAIGEQTGALSGRPDAIVITGGIARWDALMDRIERRIAWIAPVLIIPGELELEALAEGAGRVLLGLEPAREWTPPVVPRSAGA from the coding sequence GTGATCGCGTACGTGATCAATCCCGGAACCAGTGGCCTCAAGCTCGCCTGTGCGACGCTTGATCCCAGTGACAATCCCGCCCTGCCCGGCAAACTCAAGGTTCATCTGGTGCGCACTGAGCTGCCACTGGCGCACCCTCCGGCGGTGGCCGACCTGCCGCAGCTGAGTCAGGACATCGTGGCCCTCACGGCCGATTGGCCTGCGCCGGATGCGGTTGTCGGGCGCGGCGGCATGATCGGACGGGTGGGCGCCGGAACGTACCGGGTGACCCCGGAACTGGCCCACTACGCCGTGCAGGGTGAAGGACCCGTCTCTGTCATCAACCTGGGTGGTCCCCTGGCGCTCGCGCTGGCCGAAGCCCGTGGTGTTCCGGCATTTATCGTTGACCCCCAGAGCCTGGATGAACTGCTGCCCGAAGCCCGCGAAACCGGCGTGATGGGAGTTCGTCGCCACGCTGAATTTCATGCGCTCAATGCCCGGGTCACCGCCCGGCGCGCAGCACACGAGGTGGGCAAGCGGCTGCGGGAGGCCCGTGTAGTGGTGGCTCACCTGGGCGCCACCACCAGCGTTACTGCTTTTGACCAGGGCCGTGCGGTGGACTCCACGGGGACTGGCCCCGACGGCGGCCCGCTGGGAGCCATGCAAAGCGGCCCTCTTCCAACACGCGCCCTGCTGGAACTGCTGTATGAAGTTGGCCAGGAGCGCACACTGCAGCTGCTTTCAGGGGAAGGCGGCTTTCTGGCACTGACAGGCAGTGCCAACCTTAAGGACCTGGAACTGCGAGAAGTCGAAGACCCTCAGGTGCAGGCGGCCGCCGCCACCTTTGTGCATCAGGCCTGCAAGGCCATCGGAGAGCAGACCGGTGCACTTTCCGGAAGGCCCGACGCCATCGTCATCACAGGCGGCATTGCACGGTGGGACGCGCTGATGGACCGGATCGAGCGCAGGATTGCCTGGATCGCGCCGGTACTGATCATTCCGGGTGAACTGGAACTCGAGGCCCTGGCCGAAGGTGCGGGCCGCGTGCTGCTTGGCCTGGAGCCTGCCCGCGAGTGGACGCCGCCTGTGGTGCCGCGCTCCGCCGGAGCATAA
- a CDS encoding class I SAM-dependent methyltransferase, with translation MTQHWSHTFYAQQDRLTGGYGQDIHRHHVALSTRVSQYLGNPGTLLELGAGGGQFAVSAARQGHRVTALDLLRGAGEYTRSLADRNNVPMEVVTGDFYTVEFADTFDAVCYWDGFGIGKDDDQRRLLTRIAGWLQPEATAFIDIYTPWYWAYHAGFTRQQSDYTQLYGFDAPDCRLTDTYTPHGGEPLTQSLRCYSPADLRLLLRGTGLTLTEVWPGGHYDPQAGVYRSEVPLGKCMTFTALLQRE, from the coding sequence ATGACACAGCACTGGAGCCACACGTTTTACGCCCAGCAGGACCGCCTGACCGGCGGGTACGGCCAGGATATTCATCGTCATCACGTTGCCCTGAGTACGCGGGTCAGCCAGTACCTTGGGAACCCGGGAACGCTGCTGGAGCTGGGAGCCGGGGGCGGACAGTTCGCGGTCAGCGCCGCGCGGCAGGGCCACCGGGTCACTGCGCTGGACCTGCTGCGCGGGGCAGGGGAGTACACCCGCTCTCTGGCAGACCGCAATAACGTGCCCATGGAGGTCGTTACAGGCGACTTCTACACGGTAGAGTTTGCTGACACCTTTGACGCTGTGTGCTACTGGGACGGTTTCGGAATCGGGAAGGACGACGATCAGCGCCGCTTGCTGACCCGTATTGCCGGCTGGCTGCAGCCGGAGGCCACAGCGTTCATCGACATCTATACGCCGTGGTACTGGGCCTACCACGCTGGTTTTACCCGCCAGCAGTCTGACTACACGCAGCTGTACGGCTTTGATGCGCCAGACTGCCGCCTGACCGATACCTACACGCCGCATGGGGGAGAGCCACTGACCCAGTCGCTGCGCTGCTACAGCCCGGCGGATCTGCGCCTGCTACTTCGGGGCACGGGATTAACCCTGACCGAGGTCTGGCCTGGCGGCCACTATGATCCACAGGCCGGCGTATACCGTTCCGAAGTTCCACTGGGGAAGTGCATGACGTTTACTGCGCTGCTTCAGCGTGAGTAA